TCGTGGCGCGCATTCTTGAAATCGCCCTCGTAGATCAGCCCGGACGGGTAGACCGCGCGGCCCTGCCCCTCGATCACGCCCGCTTGCCATTCGCCATCGTAGCTGGAGCCGTCGGCATAGCTGATCTTGCCCTGCCCGTTGGCAAGGTCCGCGGCCAGCTCGCCCACGTAGATCGCGCCGTCGGGATAGGTGACCTGCCCCTCGCCCTCGATCCGGCCGTCGCGCCAGCTGCCCTCGTAGGCGAAGCCGTCGGCGCGTTCAGAGCGGCCCTGCCCGTGGCGCTGGTCGTCCTTGAAGCCCCCCTCGTAGAAGCCGCCATCGGCGTAATCCATCCGGCCCTGCCCGTGCCGCGCCCCGCCTTTCAGGGTGCCGGTGTAGACGTCGCCATTGGCGCGGGTCTGCACACCCTCGCCCTCCATCTGGCCCGCAACCCAGCCGCCCTCGTAGATCAGCCCGTCGGGCAGCTCCAACCGGCCCTCGCCCTGGCGCATGCCGCCCGCCATCTCGCCCTCGTAGATCGAGCCATCGGGATAGGAAATCTTGCCGCGGCCTTCCTTGACGCCCGCGACCCACTGGCCCTCGTAGCGGTAGCCGTTCGGGTTGACCATCACACCCAAGCCGTGGTGCTGCGCGTTCAGGAACTCGCCCTCGTAGCGCACCCCGTTGGCATAGGTGATGATGCCGCGCCCGGTGATCTTGCCGTCGGTCCAGTCGCCCTCGTAATTGCCGCCATCGGCGAAGATGATCTGGCCGAAGCCGTCGGGCTTGCCGTCCTTGAACTGCCCCTCGTAGAGCGAGCCGTCGGGAAAGCGCGCCGTGCCTTGGCCCGAGATCACGCCGTCGATCCAATTGCCGGAATACTCGTAGCCATTGGGCAGGGTGAACACCCCTTGCCCGTGGCGTTTGCCCTCCTTGAAGGCGCCGGTGTAGACGCCGCCATCCTCGTATTGCTTGGTGCCGGTGTCCTGCGCCATCGCAGGGGCGGCAAGGCTCAGGCACAGGCCCGCGATAAGGCTCAAACGCATGGGGGCTGCTCTCCCTTGATTGGTTGGCGGAACCCTAATCAACAGCCCCGCTGCGCACAAGCGCCCGCCACGGGGCGGATAAAAAATCGCGCGCGGCGCAGCCGCACCTTTAGGTCACACCCCCTTCCCCTGACCAAACGGTCTGCTACATGTGGCCCGACCTAAGAAGGACGACCCCGAGATGAGCGATACGTTCCGCCTCACCCTGGCCCAGCTGAACCCGACCGTCGGCGATTTCGCCGGCAACGCCGCCAAGGCGCGCGAGGCCTGGGCTGCGGCCAAGGACGCAGGCGCGCAGATGGTGGCCCTGCCGGAGATGTTTCTGACCGGCTACCAGGTGCAGGATCTGTCGATGAAGCCGATCTTCACCGAAACCGCGATGGCTGCCGCGGCCCAGCTTGCACGCGACTGCGCCGATGGGCCCGCCATGGGGATCGGCCACCCGGCCTTCGTCGACGGCAAGCTCTACAATGTCTACTCGATCCTCGAGGGCGGCGAGATCAAGGCGCAGATGCTCAAGCACGAGCTGCCCAATTACGGCGTCTTCGACGAGGTGCGGGTTTTCGCCCAAGGCCCGCTCGGTGGCCCCTATGCCGTAGGCCCCCTGCGCATCGGCACGCCCATCTGCGAAGATGCCTGGCACGAAGATGTCTGCGAGACCCTCGCCGAAAGCGGCGCGGAGATCTTCCTGGTGCCCAACGGCTCCCCCTACCGCCGCGACAAGCATGACACACGGCTGGGCCACATGGTCGCCCGCGTGGTCGAGAACGATCTGCCGCTGGTCTATCTCAACATGGTCGGCGGGCAGGATGATCAGGTCTTCGACGGCGGCTCCTTCGTGCTCAACCGCGGCGGCGAGCTGGCGCGCATGCTGCCGGTGCTCGAAGAGGTCATCACCCATGTCGACTTCCGGCAAACAGGCGGCCAATGGGAAGCCGTGCCGGGCGAGATCATCTCGCGCCCCGACGCGTGGGAGCAGGACTACCACGTCATGGTCACCGCCCTGCGCGACTACATGGGCAAGACCGGCTTCAAAAAGGTGCTGCTCGGCATGTCCGGCGGCATCGACAGCGCGCTTGTCGCGACGATTGCGGTTGATGCGCTCGGGGCCGAGAACGTGCGCTGCGTGATGCTGCCGTCGGAATACACCTCCGCCCACTCGCTGGAGGACGCATCCGAGGCCGCAAAGCTTCTGGGCGCCCGCATCGACACCGTGCCGATCTCTGGCCCGCGCGCCGCCGTGACAGAGGCGCTCGCGCCGCTTTTCGAGGGGACCGAGGAAGACCTGACCGAAGAGAACATCCAGTCCCGCCTGCGCGGCGTGCTGTTGATGGCGCTCAGCAACAAGTTCGGCGAGATGCTGCTGACCACCGGCAACAAGTCCGAGGTGGCCGTCGGCTACGCCACGATCTACGGCGACATGTCGGGCGGCTACAACCCGATCAAGGACCTCTACAAAATGCGGGTGTTCGAGACCTGCCGCTGGCGCAACGCCAACTACCGCAACTGGATGCGCGGCCCGGACGGCATCGCGATCCCGCAGCGCATCATCGACAAGCCGCCCTCGGCCGAGCTACGCGCAGATCAAAAGGACGAGGACAGCCTGCCGCCCTACGAGGTGCTCGACGACATCCTCGAGCGCCTCGTCGACCGCGAGCAATCCGTGGCCGAGGTGGTCGCGGCGGGCCATGATCGCGAGACCGTCAAGCGGATCGAACACCTGCTCTACATCTCCGAGTACAAGCGGTTCCAATCCGCCCCCGGCGCCCGCATTTCGCCCCGAGCCTTCTGGCTCGACCGCCGCTATCCCATCGCAAACCGTTGGCGCGACCCCAGCTGAGCCACGGCGGCCGGTCGGCGGTTTCTTGCGGCTGCGGCACCGCGGACCTTTACCAGGTCCCGTAGCTCCGTAATCTATCCGGGCAAGCGGATGGAGAGGCAGCATGCGCCGTATTGTGAAGGTTTTGGCCCTGTTGGGGGTGGTGCTCGCCACCGGTCGCGGCATGGCCTATCTCTGGGCCAGCCGGGACACGCCGCCGACGCATCCAGCCCTTGCCGAAGCCAATCTGCCGCCGCTTATTCCCGTCCGCGATTTCTGGGCCGACACGGACGCCGAATGGGACTACCACGTCTCCGGCGACGGGCGCTATCTGGCGCATCGCGTGGTGCGGGGCACGCAAGAGGTCGTGGCCCTCACCGACCTGTCCACCGACACGGAACTCGCGACAATCCCGGAGCTGTGGCACTTCTATTGGGACCCGCACGCTCCGCTGCTCCACGTTATCACACATGATGAGCGGCTCTGGCGCGTCGATCCCACAAACCCGGCGCGCGATGCCTGGGTCGACATCACGCCGCGCGGCTTTCGCAACTGGAACTTTGCCACCATCCCCCGCGCGCCCCAGGATCGGCGCATCGTATCCTCCCGCGACCGCAACCCGGCCTTTCACGACGTCTACACCGTCCGCCCCGATGGCGGCGGCAAGGAGCTTCTGATCCGCAACGAGGGGCAGACGCTCGCGTGGATCATGGACCATGACAATCTGCCCCTGATGCGCATCGACCGGGCGGAGGACGACGCGGGCCGGATCATGGTGCGCACGAATGCCGATGGAACTCAATGGCGGGAGCTGATGACTGTCGATGCCCTGACCACCTTCTGGGTGGTCGAGGTCACACCGGACGCGCGCTTCGCCCTCGCGCACTCGTCACGGGGCCGCGACAAGGCCGCGCTGGTCAAGGTGGACCTTGAGACCGGCATGGAAGAGGTACTGGCCGAGGACCCGGAGCTTGACCTGATGCGCAGCTACAGTCTCGACCCGTTCGACGGCGAGATCGACCTTGTGCGGCGACACTCGGGCGGCGGCGAGCCGATCGCGCTCACCCCACGCGGTGAGGTGCTCAAACGCGAGATCATGAAATACAGCCCCCGCGTGCAGATCGACAGTCTGGGCGTCTACGGCCCGGGGCGCTTCGTGACCGTGACCCTCTCGCCCGAGGCGCGAAACTACATCTACCTTCTGATCGACACGCTTGACGGCACAAGCCAAGAGTTGGGGGAGTTTTCCTTCCGCCGCAAACACCTCGACAAGCTGGTCCCGACGGAAGAAGTCCGCATCCCCGCCCGTGACGGTTTAGAGATCCCGGCGCTGCTGCTGCGCCCCAAGGGTGTCACCGGCCCCGCGCCGCTGGTGGTCGAGGTGCATGGCGGCCCGGCCGCGCATGTGGATTGGAACTACCACCATTTCCGCCAATTCCTCACCAACCGCGGCTACGCCGTGCTGTCGGTCAACTTCCGTGGCTCAACGGGGTTCGGCCGGGCGTTTCAGGCCAAGGGATTCCGCGAATATGGCCGCGCGATGCAAACCGACCTCTATGACGCGGCCCAATGGGCGGTCGACCAAGGCATCGCCGATCCCGACGCGCTGGCAATCCAGGGCGGCTCCTACGGCGGCTACGCCTCCGGCATGGCCGCGACGGAGCGGGGCGGTCCGTTCGACGCCGCGATCGTCGAGCATGCGGTGCTCGATGTCGGCTACCAGATGCGCAACAATCCGTTCGCCTGGGGTCTGAACGAGGTCTACATGACGCGCTATTTCGGCACGATCGACGCGGATTTCGAAACGATGGAGACCTATTCTCCGATCACCCGGGCCGCTGATCTCGCCATGCCCACACTGGTCGTGGCGGGCAAGCGCGACCGCGTCGTGGGGTTCGAGCAGTCGGAGGAATTCCTGCGCCGCGCCCGCGAGAGCGACCACGCCGTCGAGGAGCTGATTTTCGAGGATGAAGGCCACGGCATCGACCGCTGGCAGAATTCCGTGCGCCATGCCCGCAGGGTCGAGGATTTCCTCGCCCGCCATCTGGGCGGACGCTCCGGCGGCTGGGACTATATCGAGATTGCTGCTGACTGGCTCGACTGATTGCAGGCTCGTGACGTCAGCGAAGTGTACGGCTTTGTTTCAGCCGCGGCTATGGAGTGCTTGATCCGTTCTTACAGCCCACTCCAACGCCTGTTGCGCTGACACCCATCGCATGCCCGGGGCTCGCCAGTAGCGCATCGCCATGCCCAACGGCGATCACAGCACGACTTCGGCACCATCGTATCCACCCATGTCTATCGCAGCACCGCCGCGCGATTGATACGCAACGCCAGCCCGCGCCGCTCGATACCGGACAGGTGCATAGCCCTGATCCCGCATCGGCCATGCTCGAAGACGCCGGAACGCTCGCCCACCCACATACCTTTTTACCGGCTTTCAACCAGAAAAGCCGCGGGCCTCCGGGCGCGCCCGCCCCTTTCTTTGTTCCAAAAATACGGCAGCGCACGATCCGCAACCCGCGCAACGTCGCAAACTAAAAACCCTACGCCCGCCGCAAGGGAATTCCGCGGGCGGGCCGAAGCCACGCCCGCGTAGACACCACCTGAAACACTGCCTTTACGAGGGATACTCGTTACTGAACTGCACACAGGATTAGCGCCAAAGGGTTGAGAAAAAGAAAACGGCGGGGCAAAAATCCCGGCCGTCCTCAAAATCCAACTGGCAAAGCCTCAGAGCATCAACTGATAGCCCGCCGGGATATACTCGAACCCTTCGCCCCGCTCGGCCACAAAGCCCATCGCCGGGAACGGCATATGGTAGCCCACCATCGGCACGCGGTCGGCGGCCAGCATCCCCAGCACCTTGCGGCGCGAGGCGGCAGCGCCCGCCTTGTCCATATCGAAGCGCACTTCCCAATCGGGGCGCGCCAGCGACCAGACCGGATGGTTGGCGAGGTCCGCGATCAACATCAACTGCTTGCCGTCGCTCTCGATCATGTAGTTCATGTGGCCCGGCGTGTGACCAAAGGCCTCCACCGCGGTGATCCCCGAGGCGACCGAGCCTCCGCCTTCCAGCATGGTGAACTTCTCGTTCAACGGCGCAACCTTGGCCTTGAAATTGTCATTGTCGGCGCCTGACCAGTGATTGTGCTCGACGGCGCCAGTCATGTAGGCGGCGTTGGCGAAGGTCTCGCCGCCTTCGCCCATCAGCCCGCCGATATGGTCGCCATGCATGTGGGTGATCACGACCTTGTCGACCTGATCGGCGGTGTAGCCCGCATCCTCGATTGCTTGGGTAATGCCGCCGGGGTTCAGGCCCGTGTCGAACAGGATCAGCTCCGAGCCGGTGTTGACCAGCGTGGGGGTGAAGAAGAACTGCACCTTGTCGGTCGGCAGGAAGTTTTCCTCCGACACTTCGTTGAATTCCTCTTCGCTGACATTCATCCCGAAGATCGTCTGCGGCTCCTCCCGGGCGGCGGTGCCTGCGAGCAGGGTGGTCACCTCGAACCCGCCCAGCGGAACACGGCGGGACTTGGCAATCGACATGCCCTTCATCTCGGCGGCGGCAGAGGCGGCGGTCGGCAGGGCGGCGGCCACCGGGGCAGCAGCCCCAAGGGCCAGGGCGGCGCGGCGGGACAGGTTCATGGTCGGATCTCCTCGGTTGGTTACTCTGCTGCATGACATAGGTCATTCCGCCGCAGGTCCAATCAACAGCCCGTGCGCGGTTGCGGATATGGACAATCGCGGGGCTTTGTGGTTCGACAAGCGCCTACCCGCAAAGGACCGAAATCCGATGACCGTCACCCGCTTCGCCCCCTCCCCCACAGGCCACCTGCATGTGGGCAACTTGCGCACCGCGCTGTTCAACTACCTCATCGCACGCAAGGCCGGCGGGCAATTCATCCTGCGGCTCGACGATACCGATCCGGTGCGCTCGACGCAGGCGTTTGCGGACGCAATCAAGGAGGACCTCGAATGGCTCGGCATCGAGTGGGACCGGGTGGAGACGCAGTCGTCCCGCCTCGACCGCTACATGGCCGCCGCCGATGAGCTGCGCAGCAAGGACCGGTTCTACGAGGCCTTCGAGACCCCGACAGAGCTGGACCTGAAGCGCAAGAAACAGCTCAACATGGGCAAGCCCCCGGTCTATGACCGCGCGGCGCTGGCCCTGTCCGAGGACGAAAAATCCGCCCTGCGCGCTGAGCGCGGCGATGGCGTGTGGCGCTTCAAGCTCGACCACGAGCGGATCGAATGGACCGATGGCATCCTGGGCGACATCTCCATCGATGCGGCGTCGGTGTCGGACCCGGTTCTGATCCGCGGCGACGGTCAGGTGCTCTACACGCTCGCCTCCGTCGTCGATGACACCGAAATGGGGATCACCCATGTCGTGCGCGGCTCGGATCATGTGACCAACACGGCGACCCAGATCCAGATCATCACGGCCCTGGGCGGCTCGGTTCCCGCCTTCGCCCACCACTCGCTGCTGACCGGCCCTCAGGGCGAGGCGCTGTCCAAGCGCCTCGGCACGCTGTCCTTGCGCGATCTGCGCGCCCGGGGCGTCGAGCCAATGGCGCTGCTGTCACATATGGCGCGCCTCGGCTCGTCCGAGCCTGTCGAGCTGCGCGCCTCCATGGACGAACTGGTCGAAGGCTTCGATCTGTCCAAATTCGGCTCCGCGCCCACGAAATTCGACGAGCAGGACCTGTTCCCCCTGACCGCCCGCGTCCTGCACGCGCTGGAAGCGGGCGAGGTCAAACCAGAGCTCGACGCGCTCGGCATCCCGGCAGATCAGCAGCAGGCGTTCTGGACGGTGGCCCGAGACAACATCACCACGAAGGCCGATATCGCCGGGTGGTGGACGCTGTGCGTAGAAGGCGCCGACCCGATGATCGACGACGAGGATCGCGATTTCGTGGCCGAGGCCATGACCCTGCTCCCCAACGCGCCTTTCACGCCCGAGACATGGGGCGAATGGACGTCAGCGGTGAAAGAGAAAACCGGCCGAAAAGGTCGCGGGCTGTTCATGCCGCTGCGCAAGGCGGTCACCGGCATGGAACGCGGGCCCGAGATGGCCGCGCTTATGCCGCTTTTGCAAAAGGTCAAAGCCAAAGGCTGATGGCTTCGTTTTGGAATAAATACTCAAATTCCAACGCCTTTGGCCGGCGATGCGATTGAGTATTTGAGCCAAAACGAAGCCAGAGGCGCCAAATAAAGAATGGCGGGCGGCGCCAGCCGCTCCTTCAGGTCAGCTGCCGCTCATCCAGGCGCGCATCAGGGACAGGGCGGGCTCCTTATCCCAATGGGCCTCGCCCTCCATGCGGGCGATCTCGCGCCCTTCGGGATTGATCAGGATCGTCACCGGCAGCCCGCGCGCGCCGATCTCGCGGGCCAGCGCCATTTTCGGGTCGAACAGCTTGGGCAGGTGGTTGAGCTTTTTGTCGACAAAGAACGTATCGACCGCGGGCCGCGCATTGCGGCCCGTGGCCACCGTCACAACCTCGAAATTCGCGCCACCCAAGGCTGCATCCAGCCGGTCCAGCGCGGGCATCTCGCGCACGCAGGGCGCACACCACAGGGCCCAGAAGTTCAGCACCACATGCTTGCCGCGATAATCGGCCAGCGTCACCTTGCGGCCATCTGCATCATGGAACACCGTCTGCGGCACCGCGCGCGGCTCGGCATGGAAGCGCAGCTTCGTCATGTCGCCCGTGGCCGCCGCAATCAGCGCGCCGGTTTCACCGGCGGCAGCAGGGTTTGCACCCATCGCAAGGCCGGCGTATAGCACCAGAAGCTTCAAAAACCGCATTTCATTCTCCAAAGAGCCAGCCCAATGACCGACCAGACTAAAGACGCATCCAACGCCATGTGGGGCGGGCGCTTCGCCGATGGGCCCGATGCCATCATGGAGGCAATCAACGCCTCCATCGGCTTCGACCAGCGGTTCGCGCGTCAGGACATCGAAGGCTCCCGCGCCCATGCGGCCATGTTGGGGGCGCAAGGTGTCATCACAGCTAGCGATATGGAAGCAATCAGGGAAGGCCTGCTCACGGTCTTGTCAGAGATCGAGGGCGGGACGTTTCAATTCTCCACCGCGCTTGAAGACATCCACATGAATGTGGAGGCCCGCCTGAGCGAGATCATCGGCGAGCCCGCAGGCCGCCTGCACACGGGCCGCTCGCGCAACGATCAAGTGGCGTTGGATTTCCGGCTCTGGGTCCGCGATCAGATGGACGCGGCCATCGAAGGTATCGCCGCCTTGCAAAACGCCCTGCTGGCGCAAGCCGAGGCGGGCGCCGATTGGGTCATGCCCGGCTTTACTCATTTGCAGACTGCCCAGCCTGTCACATGGGGCCATCATATGCTGGCCTATGTCGAGATGTTGGGCCGCGACGCGTCTCGCTTCACCGACGCCCGCGCCCGGATGAACGAATCGCCCCTCGGTGCCGCGGCGCTGGCGGGCACCAGCTTCGACATCGACCGCGACATGACGGCCACGGCCCTGGGCTTTGACCGCCCGGCGGCCAACTCGCTCGATGCGGTGTCCGACCGCGACTTCGTGCTCGATTTCCTCAATGCCGCCTCGATCTGCGCTATGCATCTGTCGCGCCTCAGCGAAGAGCTGGTGATCTGGTCCTCGGCCCAGTTCCGCTTCGTGACCCTCAGCGACCGGTTCTCCACCGGCTCGTCGATCATGCCTCAGAAGAAGAACCCCGACGCCGCCGAGCTGATCCGCGCCAAGGTGGGCCGCATCTTCGGGGCCAACACGGCGCTGATGATGGTGATGAAGGGCCTGCCCATGACCTATTCCAAGGACATGCAGGAAGACAAAGAGATGACGTTTGACGCCGCCGACAGCCTGATGCTGGCGCTGGCGGCGATGACCGGCATGGTGGCGGATATGAGCGCAAACCGCCCTGCGCTTGAGCAGGCCGCCGCCTCGGGCTTCTCCACGGCCACCGATCTGGCCGATTGGCTGGTGCGCACCCTTGATATGCCGTTCCGCGAGGCCCACCATGTGACGGGGGCGCTGGTGAAGCTGGCCGAGGACAAGGGCTGCGACCTGCCCGACCTCAGTTTGGCCGACATGACCGGCGTGCATCCAAAGATCACCCGCGACGTGTTCGACGTGCTGGGGGTATACAACTCGGTGGCGAGCCGCACCAGCTACGGCGGCACCGCGCCCGACAACGTGCGCGCCCAGGTGGCCCGCTGGAAGGAGAGACTGGCATGAGAGCGACCCTGACCCTGATCACCGCGGCCCTGCTGGCCGCCTGCGGTGTCGACGGCGAGCCCGAGACGCCCACGCGCGAGCGCGCCACCCCCGAGCCCGGCATCTCCATCACCGGCCGCGCCGAAGTCGGTGTCGCCAAAAGCTGGTAGCGGATCGGCAATCACCCGCCGCCACATCTGCTTGCAAATGGACAGCGGGACGGGTGAAGTGAATACTTGAGACGCGCACGCGCCCTGCGGGGCCCGCGCCAGAGGGTAAGGTAGACGAGAGATATGGATAAAATCCCCATGACCCCCAAAGGGTTCAAGGCGCTCGATGACGAGCTGAAAAACCTCAAGGTGGTGGAGCGCCCCGCCATCATCAAAGCCATCGCCGAGGCCCGCGAGCATGGGGATCTGTCGGAGAATGCCGAATACCACTCCGCCAAGGAGAAGCAGTCCTTCATCGAGGGCCGCATCAAGGAGCTTGAAGGCATGATCGGCCTCGCTCAGGTCATCGACCCCAAGACCCTGTCGGGCGCCGTCAAGTTCGGGGCCACCGTCAAGCTGGTGGACGAGGACACCGAGGAAGAGAAGACCTTCCAGATCGTGGGCGAGCAGGAGGCCGACATCCAGAACGGGCTGCTCAACATCTCCTCCCCGCTGGCCCGCGCGCTGATCGGCAAGGATGAGGGCGACAGCGTCGAAGTGCGCACCCCGGGCGGCACCAAGGACTACGAAATCCTCGAAGTCACGTATATCTGAGGCCCGCGCATGCCCGAGCAAGAGCCAGAGATTTTCACCGACAAGCCCCTGGAGCTGGGGGTCTACGCCCGGCCCGACCGCGGGCTGGCGGCGGCGGATATGATCGCCATCGCGCTCTCGGTGATCTGGCTCACCGCCGTGGCGGTCTACTTCCTGATGCTGCCGCCGTCGCAGGAAACGACCCAAGGCACCTTCCTCGTCGCGATGCTGGCGATCTTTCTGCCCATCGCGCTGATCTGGATCGGGGCCACTGTGATCAAGACCGCCCGCGTCATGCGCGAAGAGGCCACCCGGCTGCAGGCGGCCATCGATGCCATGCGGCAGGCCTACGTGTCACAAGCGCAGACCTCCGGCATGGGCATCAAGCCCGCGGTGGAGCGCAAGCTTGACGAGATCGCAACCGCCGCCAAACAGACCCAGAACACCGTGGCGACCTTTGCCACCGCTCGCGATGCTCCGGTTGCGGCTCCACGCGCCAGCCAGGCCGCGCTGGTCAAGCCGGGGGTGAGCGCCGACAGCCAGCCCGCCTTGGCACTCGGCACCCCGCCAGAGGATCTCTCGCCGCCGCTCTCGACCGAAGATTTCATCGGCGCGCTCGACTTCCCCGAGGACGAGAATGACGCCGAAGGCTTCCGGCAGCTGCGCCGCGCGCTCGCCAACCATGAGAGCGCCAAGCTGGTGCGGGCAAGCCAAGACGTGCTGACCCTGCTTAGCCAGGACGGCATTTACATGGACGATTTCACCCCCGACCGCGCCCGCCCGGAGCTGTGGCGCAACTTCGCGCGCGGCGAACGCGGCCCGGCCATTGCGGGCATCGGCGGGGTGCATGATCGCTCATCGCTGGCGCTGGCCTCGGGCCGGATGCGCTCTGATGCGGTGTTCCGCGACGCGGTGCACCATTTCCTGCGCCAATTCGACAAGACCTTCGCAAAATTCGCCGATGCCGCCACCGATCAGGACCTCACGAAGCTCTCCGATACCCGCACCGCGCGTTGCTTCATGCTCTTGGGCCGGGTCACGGGCACGTTCGACTAACCAATCATTAAGGTTAACGCGCCCGCCCAAAACACGCAGACCCTCTTGCTTCGTTTTGGCAAAAATACTCAAATCCACCGCCCGCAAGGCCCTGTGCCGTTCAAACCCCACGCACCATTGTCGTGGCCTCGCGAAACCCGAACACGTGGCGCATCAAGCCCGTGCGCACCTGCCCTCGTGGCGAAAAACCCTGCCGTTCATACAGCGCCCGCGCCCGCGTGTTGCTGTCGATCACGTCCAGCCGCACCTCGGCGCAGCCCTCCGCCTGCGCGTGATCCACTACCGCCTGCAGCAGCGCCGTGCCAACCCCTTGCCCGCGCGCATCCGCGTCGACAAAAATACCGTCCATCAACAATTGCCCCGGGCGCAGATCGCACTCCAACTGTTCCAACAGCGCCCCGCGCCACAGCCCGCCGAACCAGCCATAGAGCGGCGCGAGATCGCGCAGCTCGCCGCCAACCAGACCGCCTTCCGATGTCTTGAAGCCGGCCACACCCAGCAGCCGCTCGCCATCGATGGCAGAGATCGCAAACTCCGGCTCCAGCACCGCGGCGATGAACGCCTCGCCCTTCTCCCGCGGGCCCAGTAACTTGCCAAGCTTGCCGGAAAACGCCTCCCAGAACAGTCGCGCGACATCTGCCCGCTGCGCCTCGGAGAACCCGCGCCGGATCGCCACGCTCACAGCCCGAAGCTCCTGTAGGGCAGGAAGCGCACCGGGTCGCCGCGGCGCACATCCACCGCGCCATCGGGCAGCTCGACTAGCCCTTCGGACCAGCTCAGCCCGGAGATGCGGCCGGAGCCTTCGGACGCGAACACTTCGACGCCCTCCGGCCCCATCCGCGCGCGCAGATATTCCCGCCGCCCTGGCTTCTTGCGCTTCTCGAACGCCGCGGGCACCTCAAAGCCCTGCGGCGCGACGAACCTTGCGCCAGCCAGTTTCAGGCACGCGGGCCGCGCGAAGATCAACGCGCAGACGAACGCCGCCACCGGGTTGCCCGGCAGCCCGAACACCGGCACGCCGTCCCACAGCGCCAGCACCAACGGGCGGCCCGGCTTCAGCGCGATGCGCCACGCCTGCAAGCTGCCCGCCTCGCGCAGCAACGCCGAGACGTGGTCCTCATCCCCCGCTGACGCACCGCCCGAGGTCAGGATCACGTCGCAGCGCCCGGCGCCTTTGTCGAGCCGCGCCTTCAAGGCTGCGCGGTCATCGGGCACATGGCCCAGATCGACCGCCTCGAACCCCCAGGCGCAGACCAGTTCCAACAGCATCGGGCGGTTCGCGTCATAGGTCCGGTCCGGCGGCGCGTCCGCCCCGGGCGAGACCAGCTCGTCACCGGTCGATATCACGCCCACCCGAAGGCGCGAGAACACCTCTACCCGGCCGACGCCAAGCGCCGCCAAAAGCCCCACGTCCTGCGGCCGCAACACGTGGCCCGGCGCGAAGACCGCTGCGCCCGCCTCGACATCTTCACCCGCGCGCCGCGTGTTCGCGCCGCGCTTCACCGGGCCGCGAAAGGCCACATGGGTCGCGGTGACCGAGCAATCTTCTTCCAGCACGACCGTGTCGACGCCGTCGGGGATCACCGCGCCGGTCAGGATGCGGATCGCAGCGCCCGCAGGCACCGCGCCGCCATAGGCCGCCCCCGCCGCCGCGCGGCCTTGGACGAGCGGCAGGACCTGATCGCCCTCGCCTGTGCTCGCATGGGCGAAACCGTAGCCATCGACCGCGGCGTTGGCCGCAGGCGGGTTCGAGCGGCGGGCGATAACCTCGCCCGCAACAATCCGGCCCGAGGCCTCCGCATGCGAGACCCGCTCCGGCATCGCCACGCAGGTCAGCGCCGCATCGAGCTTCGCCAATGCGTCGTCCACGGGCATCCAGTCCACGCCGGGCGGCAAGGCGAAGCAGTCGTCCTTGAATACGGGCGGTTTCGGTAAGGCCTCAACGCCCAAAATCCAGCCCTCTGCCCCGCTTCCCTCTCCGGCGGCCAAGGCCTGGGCAAGGGTTTGATCCCGATCCATCCGCTCCATCTGAGCCGCAACGGCTCGCACTTGCGCAGCATCCTT
The nucleotide sequence above comes from Litoreibacter ponti. Encoded proteins:
- the glp gene encoding gephyrin-like molybdotransferase Glp, whose product is MSLFDTYIAVDWSGGNGHSERPRKDAIWACKHGSEPVYLRNRQVAEEWLAEVFEAELNAGRRTAAGFDFPFGYPAGFAEHLTGSEDALALWDWFELRVEDSPKANNRYELAERINATLPDRGPFWGHPHQHSYEALTPKKEGISYKRFAEFRHVEKLATGTKSCWQLSYNGSVGSQVIMGLPVLNRLRKKFGAKVWPFEVLDSPLALIEIWPSLDKLDLSTDAIKDAAQVRAVAAQMERMDRDQTLAQALAAGEGSGAEGWILGVEALPKPPVFKDDCFALPPGVDWMPVDDALAKLDAALTCVAMPERVSHAEASGRIVAGEVIARRSNPPAANAAVDGYGFAHASTGEGDQVLPLVQGRAAAGAAYGGAVPAGAAIRILTGAVIPDGVDTVVLEEDCSVTATHVAFRGPVKRGANTRRAGEDVEAGAAVFAPGHVLRPQDVGLLAALGVGRVEVFSRLRVGVISTGDELVSPGADAPPDRTYDANRPMLLELVCAWGFEAVDLGHVPDDRAALKARLDKGAGRCDVILTSGGASAGDEDHVSALLREAGSLQAWRIALKPGRPLVLALWDGVPVFGLPGNPVAAFVCALIFARPACLKLAGARFVAPQGFEVPAAFEKRKKPGRREYLRARMGPEGVEVFASEGSGRISGLSWSEGLVELPDGAVDVRRGDPVRFLPYRSFGL